A genomic stretch from Pseudomonas alkylphenolica includes:
- a CDS encoding L-serine ammonia-lyase, with translation MSLSVFDLFKVGIGPSSSHTVGPMRAAARFVEGLREQGLLAQVEGVRAELYGSLGATGKGHGSDKAVLLGLEGEHPDTVETSLVADRLGMIRQSGTLSLLGEKRIRFVEKEHLAMIRKPLPYHPNGMILRAFDAAGLQLCSREYYSVGGGFVVDEAAVGVDRIVEDRTPLRFPFLSGRELLAQCAQHGLSISQLMAENETAWRSPEQTRQGLLHIWQVMQDCVKAGCRTEGIMPGGLKVKRRAAALHRQLGASPEAGLRDSLSVLDWVNLYALAVNEENASGGRVVTAPTNGAAGIIPAVLHYYTRFVPGANEDGVVRFLLTAAAIGILYKENASISGAEVGCQGEVGVACSMAAGALCEVLGGTVQQVENAAEIGMEHNLGLTCDPIGGLVQVPCIERNAMGSVKAINAARMALRGDGQHFVSLDKVIRTMRQTGADMKSKYKETARGGLAVNIIEC, from the coding sequence ATGTCGCTGAGTGTTTTTGATCTGTTCAAGGTGGGCATCGGCCCGTCCAGCTCCCACACGGTCGGGCCGATGCGCGCCGCGGCGCGCTTTGTCGAAGGGCTCAGGGAGCAGGGGCTGCTGGCCCAGGTGGAGGGCGTGCGCGCCGAACTGTACGGCTCGCTCGGGGCCACCGGCAAAGGCCACGGCAGCGACAAGGCGGTGCTGCTGGGGCTTGAGGGTGAGCACCCGGATACCGTCGAGACGTCGCTGGTGGCCGATCGTCTGGGGATGATTCGCCAGAGCGGGACGTTGTCGTTGCTCGGTGAGAAGCGCATCCGCTTCGTCGAGAAAGAACACCTGGCGATGATTCGCAAGCCCTTGCCCTATCACCCCAACGGCATGATCTTGCGCGCCTTCGACGCGGCCGGGCTGCAGCTGTGCAGTCGCGAGTATTACTCGGTGGGCGGCGGTTTTGTGGTGGACGAGGCGGCGGTTGGCGTCGATCGCATCGTCGAAGACCGCACGCCGTTGCGCTTCCCGTTTCTGAGCGGACGCGAGCTGTTGGCGCAATGCGCCCAGCACGGCCTCTCGATCAGCCAGTTGATGGCCGAGAACGAGACCGCCTGGCGCAGCCCGGAGCAGACGCGCCAGGGCTTGCTGCACATCTGGCAGGTGATGCAGGACTGCGTCAAGGCCGGCTGCCGCACCGAGGGCATCATGCCCGGCGGGCTCAAGGTCAAGCGCCGTGCCGCGGCGTTGCACCGGCAGCTGGGCGCCAGCCCTGAAGCCGGCTTGCGCGACAGCCTCTCGGTGCTCGACTGGGTCAACCTTTACGCCCTGGCGGTCAACGAGGAAAACGCCAGCGGCGGGCGGGTGGTCACCGCACCGACCAATGGCGCGGCCGGCATCATTCCGGCGGTGCTGCATTACTACACGCGTTTCGTGCCGGGGGCCAACGAGGACGGGGTGGTGCGCTTTCTGCTCACGGCCGCTGCGATCGGCATTCTGTACAAGGAAAACGCTTCGATCTCCGGGGCCGAAGTCGGCTGCCAGGGCGAGGTCGGGGTGGCCTGCTCGATGGCGGCCGGGGCCTTGTGCGAAGTGCTTGGCGGCACTGTGCAGCAAGTGGAAAACGCCGCCGAAATCGGTATGGAGCACAATCTCGGGCTGACCTGCGACCCGATTGGCGGGTTGGTCCAGGTGCCGTGCATCGAGCGCAACGCCATGGGGTCGGTCAAGGCCATCAATGCCGCGCGCATGGCCCTGCGCGGCGATGGCCAGCACTTCGTCTCCCTCGACAAGGTGATCCGCACCATGCGCCAGACCGGCGCCGACATGAAAAGCAAATACAAAGAGACTGCCCGCGGCGGGCTGGCGGTCAATATCATCGAATGCTAG
- the glyA gene encoding serine hydroxymethyltransferase gives MFHKSLTLSDFDPALSAAIHREAQRQEDHIELIASENYTSPQVMQAQGTELTNKYAEGYPGKRYYGGCEHVDVVEQLAIDRAKQLFGAGYANVQPHSGSQANAAVYLALLQAGDTLLGMSLAHGGHLTHGAKVSSSGKLYNAVQYGIDANGLIDYDEVERLAVEHQPKMIVAGFSAYSKTLDFPRFREIADKVGAYLFVDMAHVAGLVAAGLYPNPLPYADVVTTTTHKTLRGPRGGLILAKADPELEKKLNSAVFPGGQGGPLMHVIAAKAVCFKEALEPGFKDYQFQVIKNAQAMAEIFRQRGYDVVSGGTDNHLFLVSLIRQGITGKDADAALGRAHITVNKNAVPNDPQSPFVTSGLRIGTPAVTTRGFQVPECRALATWICDILDHLGDADVEAQVARQVAELCKLFPVYRA, from the coding sequence ATGTTCCATAAAAGCCTGACCCTCTCCGATTTCGACCCTGCGCTGTCCGCCGCCATCCACCGCGAGGCACAACGCCAGGAAGACCATATCGAGCTGATCGCCTCGGAAAACTACACCAGCCCGCAGGTGATGCAGGCCCAGGGCACCGAGCTGACCAACAAGTACGCCGAAGGCTACCCGGGCAAGCGTTACTATGGCGGTTGCGAGCACGTCGATGTGGTCGAGCAACTGGCCATTGACCGTGCCAAGCAGTTGTTCGGTGCAGGCTATGCCAACGTCCAGCCGCACTCCGGCTCCCAGGCCAACGCGGCGGTCTACCTGGCCTTGCTGCAGGCTGGCGACACTCTCCTCGGCATGAGCCTGGCCCATGGCGGCCACCTCACTCACGGTGCCAAGGTCAGCTCCTCGGGCAAGCTGTACAACGCCGTGCAGTACGGCATCGACGCCAATGGCCTGATCGACTACGACGAGGTCGAGCGCCTAGCCGTGGAACACCAGCCGAAGATGATCGTCGCCGGGTTCTCGGCCTACTCGAAAACCCTGGACTTCCCGCGCTTCCGTGAGATCGCCGACAAGGTCGGGGCTTATCTGTTCGTCGACATGGCCCACGTCGCCGGCCTGGTTGCGGCGGGCCTGTACCCCAATCCGCTGCCCTACGCCGATGTGGTCACCACCACTACCCACAAGACCCTGCGCGGCCCGCGCGGTGGGTTGATCCTGGCCAAGGCCGATCCGGAGCTGGAGAAGAAACTCAACTCGGCAGTGTTCCCGGGCGGGCAGGGCGGGCCGCTGATGCATGTGATCGCCGCCAAGGCCGTGTGCTTCAAGGAAGCGCTGGAACCGGGCTTCAAGGATTACCAGTTCCAGGTCATCAAAAACGCCCAGGCCATGGCGGAAATCTTCCGCCAGCGCGGTTACGACGTGGTCTCCGGTGGCACCGACAACCACCTGTTCCTGGTCAGCCTGATCCGCCAGGGCATCACCGGCAAGGACGCCGATGCCGCCTTGGGCCGCGCGCACATCACCGTGAACAAGAACGCCGTGCCCAACGACCCGCAATCGCCGTTCGTGACCTCGGGCCTGCGCATCGGTACCCCGGCGGTGACCACCCGGGGTTTCCAGGTGCCGGAGTGCCGCGCCCTGGCGACCTGGATCTGCGACATCCTCGACCACCTCGGCGATGCCGACGTCGAGGCCCAGGTGGCCCGGCAGGTGGCCGAGCTGTGCAAACTGTTCCCGGTTTATCGGGCCTGA
- the gcvP gene encoding aminomethyl-transferring glycine dehydrogenase produces the protein MSNASIPLTTDNEFIARHIGPREDDIDAMLALIGHDSLDGLIDSVIPDSIKGTSVLELSKGQGEAEALASLKAIAAKNQLFRNHIGQGYYPCHTPTPILRNLLENPAWYTAYTPYQPEISQGRLEALLNFQTLISDLTGMEIANASLLDEATAAAEAMTFCKRLAKSKAPAFFVSHHCHPQTLDVLRTRAEPLGIEVVIGDELALLNQSLEGYFGLLLQYPASTGAIVDHRALVQHAHAAGALVAVAADLLALTLLTPPGEFGADVVLGSAQRFGVPLGFGGPHAAFFATRDSFKRDMPGRLVGVSIDRFGKPALRLAMQTREQHIRREKATSNICTAQVLLANIASMYAVYHGPQGLAQIARRVHRLTAILVRGLQQLGHQVEQQHFFDTVSVVTARPVAEVLAAANGAQLNLRLIDEQRIGLSLDETCEQAAVEALWQVFAASGQALPDFAALAVDTGDCLPLPLLRETPFLQHQVFNRYHSETELMRYLRRLADKDLALDRSMIALGSCTMKLNAASEMIPITWPEFGALHPFAPAGQSLGYRQLTDELEAMLCAATGYDAMSLQPNAGSQGEYAGLLAIRAYHASRGEAGRDVCLIPSSAHGTNPATAQMAGMRVVVVNCDERGNVDVADLQSKAEQHRDSLAALMITYPSTHGVFEDGITRICDIIHAHGGQVYLDGANMNAMVGLCAPGKFGGDVSHLNLHKTFCIPHGGGGPGVGPIGVKAHLAPFLPGHAHMDNKHGAVSAAPYGSASILPITWMYIRMMGGEGLKRASQLAILSANYIARRLEEHYPVLYTGENGLVAHECILDLRPLKDSSGISVEDVAKRLIDFGFHAPTMSFPVAGTLMVEPTESESKQELDRFCDAMICIREEIRAVENGSLDKLDNPLKNAPHTASELVGEWPHRYGRELAVYPLADLRESKYWPPVGRVDNVYGDRNLACACPPMSIYQDA, from the coding sequence ATGAGCAATGCATCCATCCCGCTGACCACCGACAACGAATTCATCGCCCGTCACATCGGCCCGCGCGAGGACGACATCGACGCGATGCTGGCGCTGATCGGCCATGACAGCCTCGACGGCCTGATCGACAGCGTCATCCCGGACAGCATCAAGGGCACCAGCGTGCTTGAGCTGAGCAAAGGGCAGGGCGAAGCCGAGGCGCTGGCCTCGCTCAAGGCCATCGCGGCGAAGAACCAGTTGTTTCGCAATCACATCGGCCAGGGCTATTACCCGTGCCACACACCGACGCCGATCCTGCGCAACCTGCTGGAGAACCCGGCCTGGTACACCGCCTACACACCGTACCAGCCGGAGATTTCCCAGGGCCGTCTGGAAGCGCTGCTGAACTTTCAGACCTTGATCAGCGACCTGACCGGTATGGAGATCGCCAACGCCTCGTTGCTCGATGAAGCCACCGCCGCCGCCGAAGCCATGACCTTCTGCAAGCGTCTGGCGAAGAGCAAGGCCCCGGCGTTTTTCGTCTCCCACCATTGTCATCCGCAAACCCTCGACGTGCTGCGCACCCGTGCCGAGCCGCTGGGTATTGAAGTGGTCATCGGCGATGAGTTGGCACTGCTGAACCAGAGCCTGGAGGGCTATTTCGGCCTGTTGCTGCAATACCCGGCCAGCACTGGTGCTATCGTCGACCATCGGGCTTTGGTGCAGCACGCCCATGCCGCCGGGGCGCTGGTGGCGGTGGCCGCCGACCTGCTGGCCCTGACCTTGCTGACCCCGCCGGGTGAATTCGGTGCCGACGTGGTCTTGGGCAGTGCCCAGCGTTTTGGCGTGCCGCTGGGTTTTGGCGGCCCGCACGCGGCGTTCTTCGCCACCCGCGACAGCTTCAAGCGCGACATGCCCGGGCGTCTGGTCGGCGTGTCCATCGACCGCTTCGGCAAGCCGGCCCTGCGCCTGGCCATGCAGACCCGCGAGCAGCACATTCGCCGTGAGAAAGCCACCAGCAACATCTGCACCGCGCAGGTCCTGCTGGCCAACATCGCCAGCATGTATGCGGTTTACCACGGTCCGCAGGGCCTGGCGCAGATCGCCCGGCGCGTGCATCGGTTGACTGCGATTCTGGTACGCGGGCTGCAGCAGCTCGGGCATCAGGTCGAGCAGCAACATTTCTTCGACACCGTCAGCGTGGTGACTGCACGCCCTGTGGCCGAGGTGCTCGCTGCTGCCAATGGCGCACAGCTGAACCTGCGGCTGATCGACGAGCAGCGGATCGGCTTGTCGCTGGATGAAACCTGCGAGCAGGCCGCCGTCGAGGCCTTGTGGCAAGTCTTCGCCGCGTCCGGGCAGGCGCTTCCAGACTTCGCCGCGCTGGCCGTCGACACGGGTGATTGCCTGCCGTTGCCACTGCTGCGCGAAACGCCGTTCCTGCAGCACCAGGTGTTCAACCGCTACCATTCGGAAACCGAGCTGATGCGCTACCTGCGGCGTCTGGCCGACAAGGACCTGGCCCTGGACCGCAGCATGATCGCCTTGGGGTCATGCACCATGAAGCTCAATGCCGCCAGTGAAATGATCCCGATCACCTGGCCCGAGTTCGGTGCCTTGCATCCGTTCGCACCGGCCGGGCAGTCGTTGGGTTACCGGCAACTGACCGACGAGCTGGAGGCCATGCTCTGTGCCGCCACCGGTTATGACGCCATGTCCCTACAGCCCAATGCCGGTTCCCAGGGCGAGTACGCCGGCCTGCTGGCGATCCGCGCCTATCACGCCAGCCGTGGCGAGGCGGGGCGCGATGTCTGCCTGATTCCGTCGTCGGCCCATGGCACCAACCCGGCCACGGCGCAGATGGCCGGCATGCGGGTGGTGGTGGTCAACTGCGATGAGCGCGGCAACGTCGATGTCGCGGACCTGCAAAGCAAGGCCGAGCAGCACCGGGACAGCCTGGCGGCGTTGATGATCACCTATCCCTCGACCCATGGCGTGTTCGAAGACGGTATCACCCGCATCTGCGACATCATTCATGCGCACGGCGGCCAGGTGTACCTGGACGGCGCCAACATGAATGCCATGGTCGGCCTCTGCGCCCCGGGCAAGTTCGGTGGCGACGTCTCGCACCTGAACCTGCACAAGACGTTCTGCATCCCTCACGGCGGTGGCGGCCCGGGTGTCGGCCCGATCGGCGTCAAGGCGCACCTGGCGCCGTTCCTGCCGGGTCACGCGCACATGGACAACAAGCACGGCGCGGTCAGTGCAGCGCCGTATGGCAGCGCCAGCATCCTGCCGATCACCTGGATGTACATCCGCATGATGGGCGGCGAAGGGCTCAAGCGTGCGTCGCAGCTGGCGATCCTGAGTGCCAACTACATCGCCCGGCGCCTGGAAGAGCACTACCCGGTGCTCTACACCGGCGAGAACGGCCTGGTCGCGCATGAATGCATTCTTGATCTGCGCCCGCTCAAGGACAGCAGCGGCATCAGTGTCGAAGACGTGGCCAAGCGCCTGATCGACTTCGGCTTCCATGCCCCGACCATGTCCTTCCCGGTGGCTGGCACCTTGATGGTCGAGCCGACCGAGAGCGAGTCGAAGCAGGAGCTGGACCGCTTCTGCGACGCGATGATCTGCATCCGCGAAGAAATCCGCGCGGTGGAAAACGGCAGCCTGGACAAGCTCGACAACCCGCTGAAGAACGCACCGCATACCGCCAGCGAGCTGGTCGGTGAATGGCCGCACCGCTATGGCCGGGAGTTGGCGGTGTATCCGCTGGCCGATCTGCGCGAGAGCAAGTACTGGCCGCCGGTGGGGCGCGTGGACAACGTCTACGGCGACCGCAACCTGGCGTGTGCCTGCCCGCCGATGTCGATCTATCAAGACGCTTGA
- the gcvH gene encoding glycine cleavage system protein GcvH — translation MTTLRFTPEHEWLRLEATGELTVGITTYAQEALGDVVFVQLPEPGEYGEGNEVAVLESVKAASNISMPLNGTVVAVNQALADDPELVNASPMQDGWFFRIQVANPADLDTLMDQDGYDRFLADNA, via the coding sequence ATGACCACGCTGCGTTTTACTCCCGAACACGAATGGCTGCGCCTGGAAGCGACTGGCGAACTGACCGTCGGCATCACCACCTACGCCCAGGAAGCCCTCGGTGACGTGGTGTTCGTGCAGTTGCCGGAGCCGGGCGAATACGGCGAGGGCAATGAAGTCGCGGTGCTGGAATCGGTGAAGGCCGCCAGCAACATCAGCATGCCCCTGAACGGTACCGTAGTGGCGGTCAACCAAGCCCTGGCTGACGACCCCGAACTGGTCAACGCCTCGCCGATGCAAGACGGCTGGTTCTTCCGCATCCAGGTGGCCAACCCTGCCGACCTCGACACCCTGATGGACCAGGACGGCTATGACCGTTTCCTGGCCGACAACGCCTGA
- a CDS encoding sigma-54-dependent transcriptional regulator — protein sequence MRIHVTFIDRVGITQEILALLGARNLNLDAVEMIPPNVYIDAPALSQAVLDELHHALLRVIGVQAVELVDFLPGQRRHLQLEALLAAMSDPVLAVDPGGHVLLANPTLVSLVGREPAGEPLSRLFAEPDLAQTLIDKGFRLPMCEVSLQGQALLLEATPISGGADALVGGLLTLYPPSRIGERLASLLHDHAEGLQALLGESAPLKDLKARLHKVASLEAPLLIQGETGTGKELVARACHALSVRRDASFLALNCAALPESLAESELFGYAAGAFTGAQRGGKPGLLELADGGTVFLDEVGEMSPYLQAKLLRFLSDGSFRRVGGGGEVRVNVRVVCATHRNLENMVVEGSFREDLYYRLNVLNLLVPPLRERGRDILLLAEHFLRQACAQIQRSPCRLALATHPLLLGNRWAGNVRQLQNVIFRAAAISEGEVIDCDDLELAGTALNSQQPDTPQITSLEAAVQGFEKSLLETMYAAYPSTRQLAVRLQTSHTAIGQRLRKYGIASRVS from the coding sequence ATGCGCATTCACGTCACCTTTATCGACCGCGTAGGCATTACCCAGGAGATCCTGGCCTTGCTGGGCGCGCGCAACCTCAACCTGGACGCGGTGGAAATGATCCCGCCCAACGTCTATATCGATGCACCGGCGTTGTCACAGGCGGTGCTGGACGAACTTCACCACGCCTTGCTGCGGGTGATCGGGGTCCAGGCGGTGGAGCTGGTCGACTTTCTTCCCGGCCAGCGCCGGCACCTGCAACTGGAAGCCTTGCTCGCGGCGATGAGCGATCCGGTACTGGCGGTGGACCCCGGTGGCCATGTGCTGCTGGCCAATCCGACGCTGGTCAGCCTCGTTGGTCGCGAGCCAGCCGGTGAGCCGTTGTCCAGGCTGTTCGCCGAACCCGATCTGGCGCAGACCCTGATCGACAAAGGCTTTCGCCTGCCGATGTGCGAGGTGAGCCTGCAGGGCCAGGCGCTGTTGCTGGAAGCCACGCCGATCAGCGGCGGTGCCGATGCCTTGGTCGGTGGCCTGCTGACCCTGTATCCGCCAAGCCGTATCGGCGAGCGCCTGGCTTCGCTGCTGCACGATCATGCCGAGGGGCTGCAGGCGCTGCTGGGCGAATCGGCGCCGCTCAAGGATCTCAAAGCACGCCTGCACAAGGTGGCGAGCCTGGAGGCGCCGCTGTTGATCCAGGGCGAAACCGGCACCGGCAAAGAGCTGGTGGCGCGTGCCTGCCATGCATTGAGCGTGCGCCGCGATGCGTCCTTCCTGGCGCTCAACTGCGCGGCGCTGCCGGAGAGCCTGGCCGAGAGCGAGCTGTTCGGCTACGCCGCCGGCGCCTTTACCGGTGCCCAGCGCGGCGGCAAGCCGGGCCTGCTGGAACTGGCCGACGGTGGCACGGTGTTCCTCGACGAAGTGGGCGAGATGTCGCCTTACCTGCAGGCCAAGCTGCTGCGTTTTCTCAGTGACGGCAGCTTTCGCCGGGTCGGCGGTGGCGGCGAAGTGCGGGTGAATGTGCGGGTGGTCTGCGCGACGCACCGCAACCTGGAAAACATGGTGGTCGAAGGCAGTTTTCGCGAAGACCTCTACTACCGCCTCAACGTACTCAATCTGCTGGTGCCGCCGTTGCGCGAACGCGGCAGGGACATCCTGCTGCTGGCCGAGCACTTCCTGCGTCAGGCCTGCGCGCAGATACAGCGCTCACCGTGCCGGCTGGCGCTGGCCACCCATCCGCTGCTGCTGGGCAATCGCTGGGCGGGTAATGTGCGCCAGCTGCAGAACGTGATCTTCCGTGCCGCGGCCATCAGCGAAGGGGAGGTGATCGACTGTGACGACCTGGAACTGGCCGGTACTGCCCTGAACAGCCAGCAGCCCGATACCCCGCAAATCACCAGCCTGGAAGCGGCGGTGCAGGGCTTCGAAAAGTCGCTGCTGGAGACGATGTACGCGGCCTATCCCTCGACCCGGCAACTGGCGGTGCGCCTGCAGACTTCCCACACCGCCATCGGCCAGCGCTTGCGTAAGTACGGCATCGCCAGCCGGGTCTCGTAA
- the cycA gene encoding D-serine/D-alanine/glycine transporter: MKNSTLGPPDSEAHELQRNLSNRHIQLIAIGGAIGTGLFMGSGKTISLAGPSIIFVYMIIGFMLFFVMRAMGELLLSNLKYKSFIDFSADLLGPWAGFFTGWTYWFCWIVTGIADVIAISAYSQFWFPDIPQWLPALSCVGLLLSLNLLTVKMFGELEFWFAMIKIVAICALVCTGLYMVVAAYQSPAGDVASLANLWNDGGMFPHGAMGFFAGFQIAIFAFAGIELVGTTAAETKNPERNLPRAINSIPLRIIVFYVFALIAIMAVTPWRDVVANKSPFVELFVLAGLPAAAGIINFVVLTSAASSANSGVFSTSRMLYGLAVDGDAPGKFKALSSRAVPSNGLIFSCVCLSAGALVIYLVPNMLDAFTLITTVSAILFMCVWSMILLSYLAYRKQREHLHRTSKYRMPGGIFMSWACLVFFVAMLALLALEEDTRKALVFVPVWFVILGLAYRSMRQKKSEGVQLSYDAD, translated from the coding sequence ATGAAAAACTCGACGCTGGGTCCGCCTGACAGCGAAGCGCACGAACTCCAACGTAATCTCTCCAACCGCCATATCCAGTTGATCGCCATCGGTGGCGCCATCGGCACCGGCCTGTTCATGGGCTCCGGCAAGACCATCAGCCTGGCGGGACCTTCGATCATCTTTGTCTACATGATCATCGGTTTCATGCTGTTCTTCGTCATGCGGGCAATGGGCGAGTTGCTGTTGTCCAATCTCAAGTACAAGTCATTCATTGATTTCTCCGCGGATCTGCTGGGACCCTGGGCAGGGTTCTTCACCGGCTGGACTTACTGGTTCTGCTGGATCGTGACCGGCATCGCCGATGTCATTGCGATCTCCGCCTATTCACAGTTCTGGTTCCCGGATATTCCGCAATGGTTGCCGGCACTCAGTTGTGTAGGCCTGTTGCTTTCACTCAATTTGCTGACCGTGAAGATGTTCGGTGAACTGGAGTTCTGGTTCGCCATGATCAAGATCGTGGCCATTTGTGCCCTGGTCTGCACCGGCCTTTACATGGTGGTCGCGGCCTATCAGTCGCCTGCCGGCGATGTCGCGTCTCTGGCCAACCTGTGGAATGACGGCGGCATGTTTCCCCATGGCGCCATGGGCTTCTTCGCCGGATTCCAGATTGCGATCTTTGCCTTTGCCGGGATCGAGCTGGTGGGTACCACCGCCGCAGAAACCAAGAACCCGGAACGCAACCTGCCACGGGCGATCAACTCGATTCCGCTGCGCATCATCGTGTTCTATGTGTTCGCGCTGATCGCGATCATGGCCGTTACGCCCTGGCGTGATGTGGTTGCCAACAAGAGCCCGTTTGTCGAACTGTTCGTCCTGGCCGGTCTGCCGGCGGCGGCCGGGATCATCAACTTCGTGGTCCTCACCTCTGCTGCTTCTTCGGCAAACAGTGGGGTGTTTTCCACCAGCCGCATGCTCTACGGCCTGGCGGTGGATGGCGATGCACCTGGCAAGTTCAAGGCGTTGTCCAGCCGCGCCGTGCCTTCCAATGGCCTGATCTTTTCCTGTGTCTGCCTGTCGGCGGGGGCGCTGGTGATCTACCTGGTGCCGAACATGCTCGATGCCTTCACCCTGATCACCACGGTGTCGGCGATCCTGTTCATGTGCGTCTGGTCGATGATCCTGCTGTCGTACCTGGCGTATCGCAAGCAGCGCGAGCACCTGCATCGCACCTCGAAATACCGCATGCCGGGCGGCATCTTCATGAGCTGGGCCTGCCTGGTGTTCTTCGTCGCCATGCTGGCCTTGCTGGCGCTGGAAGAAGACACCCGCAAAGCGCTGGTGTTCGTGCCGGTCTGGTTCGTCATCCTCGGTCTGGCTTACCGCTCGATGCGTCAGAAAAAGTCGGAGGGCGTGCAGTTGTCCTACGACGCGGACTGA
- the betA gene encoding choline dehydrogenase has protein sequence MNKRYDYIIIGAGSAGCVLANRLTEDAGTSVLVLEFGGSDRSVLIQMPSAFSLPMNTKKYNWRYETVAEPHLDGRRLHCPRGKVLGGSSSINGLVYIRGHACDFDEWESLGAKNWGYRNCLPYFKRAETYKFGGDDYRGGAGPLATNNGNNMQNPLYGAWVEAGAEAGYIKTDDCNGYMQEGFGAMHMTVKDGVRWSTANAYLRPAMTRPNLTVVTHAMTRRILLEGKRAVGVEYDEGGLTHKVYCNREVLVSSGPIGSPHLLQRSGIGPQEVLKKAGIEVRHDLPGVGENLQDHSEIYIQYACKEPVTLNGKMNLLGKALIGLRWLLFKDGLGASNHFEAGGFIRSSKGLRWPDIQFHFLPAAMRYDGDKPFKGHGFMVLTGPNKPKSRGHVRALSADPYQHPEIRFNYLESEEDREGFRRCVRLTREIIAQPAMDRFRGEELAPGPQVQTDEQIDAFVRANMESTMHPCGSCRMGEDDMAVVDSSLRVRGLQGLRVIDSSVFPSEPNGNLNAPTIMLAERAADLVRGREPLAPAQVPVGLVEGWEEEQRSRAPKRKVSA, from the coding sequence ATGAACAAGCGATACGACTACATCATCATCGGTGCGGGCTCTGCCGGCTGCGTTCTGGCCAACCGCCTGACCGAGGACGCCGGTACTTCGGTGCTGGTCCTGGAGTTCGGCGGCAGCGACCGCAGCGTGCTGATCCAGATGCCCAGTGCGTTCTCATTGCCGATGAACACCAAGAAGTACAACTGGCGCTACGAGACAGTCGCCGAGCCGCACCTGGACGGCCGGCGCCTGCACTGCCCACGGGGCAAGGTGCTCGGCGGTTCATCGTCGATCAACGGCCTGGTGTATATCCGCGGCCATGCCTGTGACTTCGACGAATGGGAAAGCCTGGGCGCGAAGAACTGGGGCTATCGAAATTGCCTGCCGTATTTCAAGCGCGCCGAGACCTACAAGTTCGGTGGCGATGACTATCGCGGTGGCGCAGGCCCGCTGGCCACCAACAACGGCAACAACATGCAGAACCCGTTGTACGGCGCCTGGGTCGAGGCCGGTGCCGAGGCGGGCTACATCAAGACCGACGACTGCAACGGCTACATGCAGGAAGGCTTCGGCGCCATGCACATGACGGTCAAGGACGGCGTGCGCTGGTCCACCGCCAATGCCTACCTGCGCCCGGCGATGACCCGGCCCAACCTGACCGTCGTCACCCATGCCATGACCCGGCGCATCCTGCTCGAGGGCAAGCGTGCGGTGGGCGTGGAGTACGACGAAGGCGGCCTGACCCACAAGGTCTATTGCAACCGCGAGGTGCTGGTGTCGTCCGGCCCGATCGGCTCGCCGCATCTGTTGCAGCGCTCGGGGATCGGCCCGCAGGAAGTGCTGAAAAAGGCCGGTATCGAGGTGCGCCACGACCTGCCAGGGGTCGGCGAAAACCTTCAGGACCATTCGGAAATCTACATCCAGTACGCCTGCAAGGAGCCGGTGACGCTCAACGGCAAGATGAACCTGCTGGGCAAGGCGCTGATCGGCCTGCGCTGGTTGTTGTTCAAGGATGGCCTGGGAGCCAGCAACCACTTCGAGGCGGGCGGATTCATCCGCTCGTCGAAGGGCCTGCGCTGGCCGGACATCCAGTTCCACTTCCTGCCGGCAGCGATGCGCTACGACGGTGACAAACCGTTCAAGGGCCATGGTTTCATGGTCCTGACCGGGCCGAACAAGCCCAAGAGCCGTGGCCATGTGCGGGCGCTGTCGGCCGACCCTTACCAGCACCCGGAAATCCGCTTCAACTACCTGGAGAGCGAAGAGGACCGCGAGGGCTTCCGCCGCTGCGTGCGCCTGACCCGGGAAATCATCGCGCAACCGGCCATGGACCGCTTCCGTGGCGAGGAACTGGCACCAGGGCCGCAGGTGCAGACCGATGAACAGATCGACGCCTTCGTACGCGCCAACATGGAAAGCACCATGCACCCCTGCGGTTCCTGCCGCATGGGTGAGGATGACATGGCGGTGGTCGACTCTTCACTGCGCGTACGGGGGCTGCAGGGGTTGCGGGTGATCGACTCGTCGGTATTCCCCAGCGAGCCCAACGGCAACCTCAACGCGCCGACCATCATGCTCGCCGAACGTGCCGCCGATCTGGTGCGCGGGCGTGAGCCGCTGGCGCCGGCGCAAGTACCGGTCGGTCTGGTCGAGGGTTGGGAAGAAGAACAGCGCAGCCGCGCACCGAAGCGCAAGGTAAGTGCCTGA